In a genomic window of Glycine max cultivar Williams 82 chromosome 13, Glycine_max_v4.0, whole genome shotgun sequence:
- the LOC121173280 gene encoding uncharacterized protein, with the protein MSQGQAVPFAGKWHRFTVRNDGEKVVPEPQGDAEHTEIWESEVMIPFAVERTVYAFGGPLPDQESLSSSMNKVFPCYPTCEPRIFDSEPYNFNCLSKPHKLFRSAPSIAHRDYIPWLDRVEQAYEDFWKTYGIFDLIQFSRFGPEYRPEMLIAAMHFFESSTNTFHFKCGMMTPTLLDVAALTGLRPNGETYDPTKSSDNIKLIYKENTFSKYIAEHKGSVEEEVSDEEHVAFLTLWLSHYVFCTKSLQVAKRFIPMAIQIHEGQSFGFGRLLLAVLYESLGEACDDLKKSKDGSSFLVSGPMWLLQLWLNATFEQEMGLIIPQDYAEEVANRSIEGQRALRLTPKTFDQNPQKLFLKYMKIFLSFDKFLPQHAPFISREVGPAWFTDDFPAVDPDNEEEVNEIWSFYLNPQILSCRTGVQSNYLGLVGYQPNLVSRQFGLSQIRPKSLFEDPRDVIRGANLSEKTFKKFLKISLDENYNLHPFEFNHSHFCTMGFVTWWEKYYSGRSVGDTTIMISRLESGFTQPTVENIRSNLQARGKTIMTKKIAETSRADVRPKKPTGVKIQEWKQEEKNHKKDDSTETTTTSKRSKRVVIEFDEEKDARRRGKTSCKKKKIT; encoded by the exons ATGTCGCAAGGCCAAGCAGTTCCGTTTGCTGGGAAATGGCACCGTTTTACAGTCAGGAACGACGGAGAGAAGGTGGTTCCAGAACCACAAGGTGACGCCGAACACACAGAAATCTGGGAATCGGAGGTGATGATCCCTTTCGCAGTGGAAAGGACAGTTTACGCTTTCGGTGGACCTCTGCCAGACCAAGAGTCACTCTCGAGTTCAATGAACAAGGTATTCCCCTGCTACCCAACTTGCGAACCTAGGATTTTTGATAGTGAGCCTTACAACTTCAACTGCTTAAGCAAACCCCACAAACTCTTTCGATCCGCCCCGTCAATAGCCCATAGGGATTACATACCTTGGCTTGATCGAGTCGAACAAGCGTATGAGGATTTCTGGAAGACATATGGCATATTTGACTTAATACAATTCTCTCGATTTGGTCCTGAATATCGACCAGAAATGCTGATAGCAGCTATGCATTTTTTCGAGTCTTCTACCAACACCTTTCATTTTAAATGTGGTATGATGACCCCCACTCTCTTAGACGTAGCCGCTCTCACAGGCCTTAGGCCTAACGGAGAAACTTATGATCCCACTAAATCTAGTGATAATATTAAGCTAATATATAAGGAGAACACCTTTTCCAAATATATAGCTGAACACAAAGGATCGGTCGAAGAGGAAGTCTCTGATGAAGAGCATGTAGCCTTCTTGACCCTATGGCTATCTCACTACGTCTTTTGCACAAAATCCTTGCAAGTAGCCAAAAGATTTATTCCAATGGCAATACAAATTCATGAAGGTCAGAGCTTTGGATTTGGACGCCTCTTGTTAGCAGTACTATACGAATCGCTTGGTGAGGCATGCGATGACCTGAAGAAATCGAAGGATGGGTCTTCCTTCTTAGTATCTGGGCCTATGTGGCTTCTCCAGTTGTGGCTTAATGCCACTTTCGAACAAGAAATGGGATTAATAATCCCACAAGATTATGCTGAAGAAGTTGCCAATCGCTCGATCGAAGGCCAGAGAGCACTTCGATTAACACCCAAGACCTTCGATCAAAACCCACAAAAGCTGTTCCTCAAGTACATGAAGATTTTTCTGAGTTTTGACAAGTTTCTTCCCCAACATGCTCCATTCATTAGTCGAGAGGTCGGCCCGGCCTGGTTCACTGACGATTTTCCTGCTGTCGATCCGGACAATGAAGAAGAAGTGAATGAAATATGGTCATTTTACTTGAATCCACAGATCCTGTCCTGTCGTACAGGTGTTCAATCGAACTATTTAGGCCTGGTTGGATACCAGCCTAATTTGGTTTCAAGACAATTTGGCCTCTCGCAGATCCGTCCCAAAAGCTTGTTCGAAGATCCTAGAGACGTCATAAGAGGGGCCAATCTTTCAGAAAAGACTTTCAAAAAATTTTTGAAGATTTCTCTTGATGAAAACTATAACCTGCATCCTTTTGAGTTCAACCATTCCCACTTCTGCACCATGGGATTTGTTACCTGGTGGGAGAAATATTATTCGGGCCGTTCGGTTGGAGACACAACTATCATGATCTCCAGACTTGAGAGTGGTTTTACACAACCAACGGTCGAGAATATCCGCTCAAACCTTCAAGCTCGAG GCAAAACAATCATGACAAAGAAAATTGCTGAAACGTCTCGAGCTGATGTGAGACCCAAGAAACCCACTGGGGTGAAGATCCAAGAATGGAAACAAGAAGAGAAG aaTCATAAGAAAGATGATAGCACCGAGACTACCACGACCTCAAAACGCTCGAAGCGTGTGGTCATCGAATTCGACGAAGAAAAAGATGCAA gaagaagaggaaagacctcttgtaagaaaaagaaaatcacctGA